CGATCGATCGCGCCGCGGACTCGACGAGGGCCTCGAAGGGACGGCCGCCGGGGCCGCCGATGCTGCCGATCGCAGAGAGGCTCCCCCGCCGCCCTCGGGCGTCCAGGCGGGAGAGCTCGATCCGCTCGGGATCGAAGCGCACCTCCGCCGCGATCCGATCGTAGACGATGCCGCCCGGGAGCTCGAACGAGCCATCCTCGACGGTGAGCGCGCCTTCCGGACGAAGGCTCGGGAACGGGGCCTCCGCGCTGGCGTGGAGCGAGAGGATCCCGCCGGAGCGGAAGGCGCCGAGAGCGCTCGCGAGGGGCTCGAGAGAGAGGGCGCTCGCCTCCACCTGCATTCTCGACGCGATCCCTTGCAGCGAGCCCGGGCCGTGGACGACGAGGCCGTAAGGAGACCATCCCGGCCCCAGGTGAAAGCTCGCGTCGAGGGTTCCGGCGGCGGCGTCGATGACGTCGAGGCGCGTGTCGAGCTCGCCACCCGACACGTCGATCGCGAGCTCGCCGTCGCCGATGGCCGTCCCGTTCCAGACGACGCCCTCCGCGGCGAAGGCCGCCCGTCCCTCGACGCGCTCGAGGGTGCCGGCGAAGTTCGCACTGCCAGTGATCGTTCCGGACACACGCTTCATCTCGCCGCTGATCGCCACGCGCTCCCCGCCGGGGAGGGAGCTCGAGCGTTCGGAGCGGGGCGTCGCGGTCGCGACGTCGATCTTGCCGAGGTCGAGGGCCAGCTCGACGGGGGCCGTTGGCGGGAGGCGCCGCTCGAGCAATTCGCCTGGCGACGCTCCCACGTGGAGGGAGAGGCGTATCGGACCGCTACCGGTCGCCTCCCCCGGGGCCGCCGGGTCGAGCGACGCGCGGACGTCGAGCCGCGTGTCCCGATGGCCCAGCCGGATCGTCGCCTCGGCCCACAGCGCCGCTGCCGGCCCCAGGGGCCCCCTCGAAAAGCGAGATCGACGCTGCCAGAGGGATCGTCGAGAGGGCCGTGGAGATCGAGCCTGGCGGACGCGGCTCCCTCCAGCTCCGGGAGACCGAGCATCGGCCCGAGCATGGCGAGGTCGATCCCCCTGCCCTCGCCGCTGATGCGGAAGCGCTCGGACCGAAGCATCGCCCGTGCCTCCTCGCCGGCTGCGCGCCTCAGGCGGCGCAGATCGACCGGCGCCGCGGCGGACAGCTCCAGGAGCTCACCCGAGCGTCCGCGGACGTTCACGTCCAGCTCGGCGAAGCCGTCGCGAGAAGCGGCGTGAAACCAGGCGTCCAGCGGGGCGTGCTCGACGCCGATGGGGATCCGGAGGCGGGTCAATCTGCCGTCCACCCCGAGGCCGGGCGCGTCGAGGGTGCCGCTGGCACGAACACGCAGACGAAGCCGCCCCGCGGGAAGCTTCCATTTCACCAGCGTGGCCAGCGACGCGAGATCGACGGGGCTCGCGACGAGATCGAGCTCGATGGGCGAGGTCCCCGGCGCCTCGGCCAGCGCGACGGGGCCGTCGTACGACGCGCGCACGAGACCGACTCCGCCGATCGCCACCTCGCCCTGCCCTCGTGCCCGGCCCGCCTCGATGGCGAGGTCGCCGCGGGAGATCAGGTCGAGGTCCGCGCCCTGGAAGGCGATCGGCTTCCAAGCGACCCGCAGCTCGCTCCTGCGAAGGACGCCGGTCGCCTGGATCCGCAGCGCGCCCTCGAGGCCCTCGAGGCCCGCCTTCGCCGACTCCACCCGAACCCCGAAATCGCCCTCCTCGCCACGCGAGGCGGAGAGCCCCAACGCCGACGCGCGGAGCCGGCCGCCGTCGAAGTTGCCGCCGAGCGGGATCTCCAGCTCGCCGACGCAGCCGGTCGCGCGAAGCACGGGGAGCCCGTCGGCGCCGAGCCTGCCGTGCAGGGCGAGCGCGAGGGCCTGGGCGTCACCGAGATCGGAGCGGAGCGCGTCGAGGTCGAGGCGAGCGTCCCACTCCGGATTCTCCGGCGGACCCACTGCACGGACCGATGCCCGCCCGGAGCCATCGATGCCGTAGAGACGCCGTCCCACGAGGCGCTCCACCAGGGGTCGAGTGGCCGCGATCCGCCGCAGCTCGACGTCGGCCTGGAGCTCGACATGGGACCGGCTGAGCTCGCCGCGGAGCGCGACCTGGGCGCCGGGGAGCGCGATCTCCGAGGAGGAGACTCGCACGAGCGGACCCGCGACGAGCTCTCCGTCGACGTGGGAGGCCCCGAAGTCCTGGCCGAGCACGCGCCCGGGCTCCAGCCGAGCCACGGTGTGCAACAGGAGCGGACGCAGGCCCCCATCGATCGTTGCGTGGCCCGAGAGAGACGCATCCGGGCCACCCCGGATCCACCGCGAAGGATCGAGGCCGGCGAAGGAGATCCGTGCTGCGAAGTCCGTGTCCGGGAGTCGGAGCGCGCCGAGGATCCGCAAGGCGCCGGCGTCCTGGACGGTGGCTCGTGTGTTGATGAGAACGACTCCTGGTTGATGAGCCACGTCGCCATCGAAGCGGACGTCCCCGGCGAGCGGGACTCCGACCGCGATGGCCTCCTCGACCCCGGCGACGCCATCCACGTGGACCGTCGCATCGAGCCGTCGCATGTCGCCGACGCCCCGCACCCGCAAGCGGGTCGTTCCCAGCTCCACCGAGACCGGCTCCGCGATGAGGATGCCGTGCGCGAAGTCGGCTCCGATCCGGACGTCGAGGGGCGCCGAGACCGGGAGGTGGGCACTGCCGCGGAGCGCGAGCGTGACGTGGGTTCCCACGTCGTTCCACCAGCCGGAGACCTCGACGCCGATCCGGTCCACCAGCGTCTCGGCCATCCCACCGGGGGTGTGCGCGGAGCGAAACGCGGTGTCCTGGAGCTGGAGAGACTCCAAGACGATCGGGATCGGCGGAAGAGGCGGAAGGGGCGGTTCCCCCTTCGCGGGACGCCGCTCATGCGGCTGCGTCGGTCCGAACGCCCGCCCGATCGCCGTGCCACCCTCCGGCGATCCCGCGACCTCCACCAGGCCGCCGACGATCACCAGCTTCTCGACGTGAAGCAAACGGTGGAGCAGGTCACGGACGGCGACCCGGAGCTCGACCGTGTCCGCGGCGATCACCGGGTTCCCTTCCGGATCCTCGATCATCACCCGCTCGATCCGGATGGCCCCGAGGCCCGCGGGCGCGAGTCGGCCGATCCGGACCTCGCCGGCGATGGCCGACGAGATCCGCCTCTCCGCTTCATGGGCGAGGCGCCGCTCTCCCCAGGGCGACACGAGGAAGGCCGCGAACGCGCACACGAGCGCGATCGCCCCGGCCAGCACGAACGCGATCGCCGCCGCGGCGCGCAAAAGCCACCGCATCGCTAGAAGGCCTCGCCGATCGCGAGGAAGACCGCGAACCAGTCGAAGAAGTTGGTCTCGAAGCGGTGCACGTCGTTGACCACCACGAGCGGCCTGCGCAGGAAGCGGTAGCCGACGTCGAGGCGGGCGGGACCGATGGGCGATCGATAGCGGATCCCGACCCCGGCGGCGTATTGGAGGGCCGAGAGGTCGAAGGCCTCGAGGGAGCCGGCGGCCACGTTGGCGGCGTCGACGAAGAACGCGCTCGTCAAGTTCTCGGCGAAGAACCAGCGCAGCTCCGCCGTGGCCAAGACGCTCGAGTTTCCGCCCAGCGGAATGAAGATCGTCGTGGTCTTCCCGTTGCCGTTCTTCACCTCCACGGCCTCCTGGGGCGCGAGCCTCCCGGCTCCGAGCCCGCGAAAGGCGTTGGAGCCACCGCCGAAGAAGCGGATCACGATCGGCGAGCATCGAAAGCTCTGCGAGAAGCTGTCGTCCGGCGACTGGGTGCAGCCCTCTGGAGTGGAGAGCGGCTGCAAGTAACCGAGCTCGAGGCGGGTGGCGAAGATCAGATTCGGGAAGATGGGCGCGTACCAGCGCGCCTCCGGGGCGATCCGTATCCAATCGAAGCTCCCGCCCAGCGGGCCGCCTCCCTCCTGCAGGTCGAGCGACGCGTACCAGCCGGACGTCGGCTCCAGCGGGCTGTTGCGGCGATCGGCGACGAGGCGCTGCTCGAGGTACGAGAAGGTACAGCCGTCGGGGCAGTCGACGAGAGGCGTCAGGGTCCTCGCCTCGGTCCGGGCGAGCTGCTCCTGATCGAAGACCTGGACGTTGAAGAAGCGCTCGAGGCTGTAACTGGGCGTGATGTACAGCCACCGGCGCACCCGGATCGGAGTCCCGATCCGCGCGACCAGCGACTGCGACGTATACGACTGGGTGAGCTGACGCTCGTAGCCGAAGCGCAGGGCGAGATCGGTCCGGGGGCCGATGAGATCGGGCTGGGTGAGCTCCGCGATGGAGCGCCCGGCGAAGCCCGACGCGTGCTCGGCGAAGAGAAAGCGGTACGCGATGTCGTTGCGCAGATTCAGCCGCTGGAGGCCGCCGAAGATGCTCAAGTGGGTGAAGTCCAGCAGGCCGCGGACCTGCTGGAAGCCCTGCTCGATCCCGACCCCTGCGCCGGCGCGGATCCGCATGGCGTCGGCCTCGCTCACCACCAGCCTCGCCGGGATCCGAGCCGTCTCCGGATCCGGGACGCCGCCGACCGCCACGCTCGACGAGAAGGCGCCGAGGGCGAAGACCTCCTGCTCCGCTTCGGAGAGCGTCTCCGGGTCGTAGGGATCGCCCGGCTGCAACACCACCTTCGCCGCCTTCTCGATCTTGCGGGACGGGACGAGCAGATTTCCTTCGACCTCGAGCTCGCCGAAGCGATAGCTCGGTCCGGGCTCGACCTCGATCACCAGGTCCGCGCTGCCCTCTTCGGGAGAGACCTCGGCGCGGCCGCTCACTCTGGCCGTGGCGTAGCTCTGCCCCCGAAGCCGCATCAGGATCTGGTCCTTGAGCGCGTCGTATTCCAGGGCGGTGTAGCGCGCCCCTGCGACCAGGGGCGCGCTGTCGAGGGTCCGCGCGCGGACGGCGTCGGGCAGCTGCTCCATCCCGTCCACCAGCAGCGAGCGGACGATGGTGGGACGCCCCTCCTCTACGTGGAAACGGACGCGGGCCTCGTCGTCCTTCTCGGCGATCACCTCGGCGGAGACCGTCGCCGCCCAGAAGCCCGCCTTCTCGTAGATGTCCCGGATCCGGCCGACGTCCGCGTCGATCACGCCGCGATCGACATAGCGGTTGGAGCCGAAGAAGAGGAAGCGGTTGCTCGCGCGGGTGCCGATCCGCCCCTCGATGAGGCCGGAGGACACCGTCTGGTTGCCCCGGATCTCCACCGAGGTGATCCGGGGGCCGGTGGGCTCGGGAGCCTGGCCCGCCGCATTCGTCGTCGCGCATCCCGCGCCTAGCAGTAGTGCGACGGCGACGAAGCGGGCGGGCGGGCGCATTCCCCCGCAAGCTGCGCACGAAGAGCCCTGGAGGGATCCTCGGCGCCGGTCACGACCTCAGGGCGACTCGCGGAACTCGGCGTCGACGACCTCTTCCTCGTCCTCGCGCTTCTTCTCGCCGCCCTCCGGCGCCTCTTCGGACGGTGCCGCCGCGCGGTAGAGCTCCTCCGCCGCCTTGTGCGTGGCCGTCTCCAGCTCCTTGAGGGCCTCGCGCAGCTCGCCGATCGGGGCCTCCTTCTTCTCGTTCACCTTCTTCACGGCGGTCTCGACCGACTCGCGCGCCCCGGCCGAGAGCTTCGCCTCGTTCTCCCGCACGAGCTTCTCCGCCTGATAGGCGAGCGTATCGGCCTTGTTGCGCTCCTCGATCTTCGCGCGCCGCTCCTTGTCCTCCGACTCGTGGGAGCGGGCGTCGGACACCATCTTGTCCACCTCGTCCTTCTGGAGGCCGGAGGACTGGGTGATCGTGATCTTCTGCTCCTTGGTCGTGGCCTTGTCCTTGGCGCCCACGTGGAGGATGCCGTTCGCGTCGATGTCGAAGGTCACCTCGATCTGGGGCACGCCCCTGGGGGCGGGCGGGAGGCCGTCGAGATGGAATCGGCCGAGGGTGCGGTTGTCCTTCGCCAGCTCGCGCTCGCCCTGAAGGACGTGGATCTCCACCGACGACTGATCGTCGGCGGCGGTGGAGAAGGTCTCGGTGCGCTTCGCCGGGATGGTGGTGTTGCGGTCGATGAGCTTCGTCATCACGCCGCCGAGGGTCTCCACGCCGAGGGAGAGCGGCGTCACGTCGAGGAGCAGCAGATCGCGGACCTCGCCGCCCAGGACGCCCGCCTGCACCGCGGCGCCGACGGCGACCACCTCGTCGGGGTTCACGCTCCGGTTCGGCTCCTTGCCGAAGAAGCGCTTCACGGCCTGCTGCACCATCGGGATCCGGGTGGAGCCGCCCACCAGCACCACCTCGTCGACCTCGTCGGGCTTCAGGCCCGCGTCCTCGAGGCAGTTCCGGACCGGGGCCATGGAGCGATCCACGAGGTCCGAGATCATCCCCTCGAGCCGGGCCCGGGAGAGCTTGATCAGCAGGTGCTTGGGGCCGGTCTGATCGGCGGTGAGGAACGGGAGGTTGACCTCCGTCTCGAGGGTGGAGGAGAGCTCGATCTTCGCCCGCTCGGCGCCCTCCTTCAAGCGCTGGAGGACCATCTTGTCCTTCGAGACGTCGATCCCCGACTCCTTTTTGAACTCCGCGATCAGCCAGTCCATGATCCGCTGATCGATGTTGTCGCCGCCCAGGTGCGTGTCGCCCTTGGACGCGAGGACCTCGACCACGCTCTCGCCCACCTCGAGGATCGAGATGTCGAAGGTGCCGCCGCCGAAGTCGTAGACCGCGACCTTCTCGTTCTTCTTTTTGTCCAGGCCGTAGGCGAGAGCGGCGGCGGTCGGCTCGTTCACGATCCGCTTCACGTCGAGGCCGGCGATCTTGCCGGCGTCCTTGGTGGCCTGGCGCTGGGCGTCGTTGAAGTAGGCGGGCACGGTGATCACCGCGTCCGTCACCGTCTCGCCGAGGTAGGTCTCGGCGGCCCTCTTGAGCTTCATCAGGATCTGGGCGGAGATCTCCGGCGGCGAGATCAGCTTGTCGTCGATGCGGACGCGGGCGTCGCCGTGGGGTCCCTTCTCCACGTGGAAGGGCACGAGGTGCACCTCCTGCTCGACCTCGTCGTACCGCCGCCCCATGAAGCGCTTGATCGAGTAGACCGTGTGCTCCGGGTTGGTGATCGCCTGCCGCTTGGCTACCTGGCCCACCAGGCGCTCGCCCCCTTTGGTGTAGGCCACCACCGAGGGCGTGGTCCGCGAGCCCTCCTCGTTGGTGATCACGGTCGGCTCCCGACCCTCCATCACGGCCACGACCGAGTTGGTCGTCCCGAGGTCGATCCCGATGGTCTTTCCCATGCTCGATCCCTCGCCTGGCTCACGGCGCAGTGCGTAAAAGCGTGCGCAGTTCCTGCCACCCTGCTTTCTCAATCAACGTAGGCATTCCACCTACACCCGAAAGGGGCCTATCGCGCCCAGGCCCCGGATTCCCCTCGGAATTTTCGGTTCTGCCGGTTTGATCCCATAGGTATGGCATGGCTGATGCACCGTAGGTCGCCGAGCGGGCAAATGGCTGGCGCACTGCATCATCCGCTTCACACCTCTCGCGCTGGCCCATCGCCCCGGAACGGAGCCCCCCGGATGAACCCGGCAGCCGCACTCTCCCTCGCCGACTCGAAGGTGGCGGTCCTTCTCAACGCCAACGCCAAGCGCGTCTCCCAGCGGGTGCATCGAGCCCTCTCCCACGTGGTGCCCGAGGACGACCTCTTCTTCTCGCGCTGCACGAGCGAAGCCCGCACCATCGCCCGCACCGTCGTCGATCGGCAGTACCGGACGGTATTCACGGGCGGGGGAGATGGCACCTTCGTCTCCTTCGTCACCGAGATCCTGGACTTCCTCCGCGGCTCGGCGCTCCCCACCCCCCGCTTCGGCGTCCTCAAGCTGGGCACCGGCAACGCCCTCGCCGGCATGGTCGGCGCCACCGCAGGCCAGGGGATCCTGGACGACGTGCTCCGAGCCCGGGCCGGAGAGGTCCCCTGCGTGAAGCGGATCGACCTGATCCAGGCGAACGGTCGCGCCACGCCCTTCGCCGGCGTGGGCCTCGACGCCGCCATCCTCAACGACTACGGCGCCGTGAAGCGCCGCTTCGGCAACGGCCCGCTCAAGAAGCTCGCCTCCGGCGCCCCCGGCTACGCCATCGCGGCCGCCACCCGCACCCTGCCCCACAACCTCGTCAACCGGAAGATGCCCGAGATCGAGGTCGTCAACGGCAACGGCCACGCCGCCCTCCTGGGCCCCGACGGCCGGCCGATTCGCGAGTTCGGCCCCGGCGACGTGCTCTTCCGCGGTCCCGCCCAGGTCTGCGCGGCTTCGACCGTTCCGTTCTACGGCTTCAACTTCAAGATGTTCCCCTTCGCCGGGATGGTGCCGGGCCGCATGCAGCTCCGGATCACCAACGTGAACCCGATGACGATCGTCACCCACCTGGGCTCGATCTGGAAGGGCCGCTTCCGGCACCCGAACATCTCCGACTTCCACGTCGAGGAGTTCATCGTCCGGTCCAACGAGAAGCTCCCGCTGCAGATCGGCGGCGACGCTGAGGGCTACAGCGAGGAGATCCGCTTCGGCCTGGCGCCCAAGCAGGTGGAGCTCGTCGACTACTCGATGTTCAACTGACGTCGGCACGACGTCGCGCGCGAAGGGCCGGGGGAATCTCCCTCGGCCCTTTTTCGTGCGTGCGGACCGTCGACTACAGCAGGTTCGCGGCGAGCTCCGCGAGCGGGCTCCGCTCGCCCTTGCTCAGGGTGACGTGGCCCGCGATCTTCTCGCCCTTGAAGCGGTTGACCACGTGGATCAGCCCGTTGTTCGTCGAGTCCACGTAGGGATTGTCGATCTGGTACGGGTCGCCCGTGAGGACGATCTTCGTCCCCTCGCCCGAGCGTGTGACGATCGTCTTCACCTCGTGTGGCGTGAGGTTCTGGGCCTCGTCCACGATGATGAACTGGCCCGGGATCGAGCGGCCGCGGATGTAGGTCAGCGGCTCGATCGAGAGGATCCCCAGGTCGATGAGCTCGTGGTAGCCGCGGCCGGCCTTCTTCTCCGCCCGGCTCAGATTCATCAGGAACTCGACGTTGTCGAAGATCGGCTGCATCCAGGGGTTGAGCTTCTCCTCGACGCTACCCGGCAGATAGCCGATGTCGCGGCCCAGCGGGAAGACGGGCCGGCTCACCAGGAGCTTGTGGTAGACGCCCTCCTCCATCGTCTTCGAGAGCCCGGCGGCGATGGCGAGGAGCGTCTTGCCCGTGCCGGCCTTGCCCACCAGCGTCACGAGCTTGATGTCGTCGTTGAGCAGGAGGTCGATGGCGAAGCTCTGCTCCTTGTTGCGCGGGCGGATCCCCCAGACGCCCTCCTTCTGCACCTTCAGCACCGGCACCACGCGGCGCTTCTCCGCCGCCCAGCGCCCCACGGCCGAGCGGCTCGGCTGCGCCTCGTCCCGTAGCACGACGAACTCGTTGGGAGGGCGAGCCGGCTCGTCGGGCTCCCCATCTGGGAGCGCCGCCTCCCCCTGGGCATAGAAGGCGTCGAGGAGCGGCGGTGGGATCTGGACCTCGGTGACGCCCGAGTAGACCTCCTCGATCTCCACCTTCTCCGCGTCGAAGTCCTCCGCGGTCAGGCCAAGGGCATCGGCGCGGATCCGGAGGTTCGCGTCCTTGGTCACGAAGACCGTGGGCCGCTCCGGCTCCCTCTCCCGAAGGTCCAGGGCCACCGAGAGGATCCGGTTGTCCATCACCGAGCCGTCGGCGATCTCGTGGCCCGGGACCCGCTGCGAGAAGAGCACCCGCAGCGTGCCGCCGTTCTCGAGGGGCACGCCCTCGCCGAGGTTGCCGGCGACGCGGAACTGGTCGAGCTTCCGCGCGATCTGGCGGGCGTTGCGCCCGAGCTCGGAGAGGTCGCGCTTGAACTGGTCGATCTCCTCGATCACGTAGATCGGCACCACCACGTGGTTGTCGCCGAACGCGAGGAGCGAGCGCGGGTCGTGCAGCAGGACGTTGGTGTCGAGGACGAAGTTCTTCTGCATGCGCCGCCTTGGGTTCCCTTGGGTGACCGAGCCGACCGCCTTGCTTCGGGTGGGATCGTAACGCAGGTGCTCCCGCCGCGCGCCTCGAATCGCGCGGCGAAAGACGGGGCCCGCGAAGGCGCGAAAAATTGCGCGGATTCTCGTTGACACCCGAGGGGTCCTACCGTAGAACGCCCTCACCTTGTCGCGGGGTGGAGCAGCCAGGTAGCTCGTCGGGCTCATAACCCGAAGGTCCCAGGTTCAAATCCTGGCCCCGCAACCAACCAAAAGCGCCGGCTCAGATATCTGAGCCGGCGCTTTTTTTTGCCCATCGTAGGCCCCATCGATCCGTCTTCGACTCGGCCAGGTTCTCTCCGAGGTTCGGAGAAGACCGTCGGAAGACGATGTGACGGTCTGGGGCTGCGTTTCGATTGGAACGCAAACCATTGAAATTTCGGCTGATTTGGATCCCTGAATGGGCGATTTCGCCGATTGATGGCGGAATCGCGCGCGGCTAGTCTCCCAGCGAACGAAGGGGGGCTGAATCATGTCGAGCTTCGCGGCTTCATCCAGCCGTTTGATCCGGAGGCACGGGAGGTCCGTGCCCATCGCGGCGGCGGTCGCCGCGATCGCCGTGGCGGCCATCTTTGCCTCGGGGTGTGGGACGTCCGACAAGCTCGTGAGGGTCTACGATACGGCCCGGGCCTCCCCTGAGCAGCTGCAGGCCAGCCGCGATCGCGCAGACCTGCTCGCGCTCACCTGGAGCCTGACGGACGGCGCAAGGCCCACCGCCTTGACCGTGGAGAGGGACGGGGCCGAGTTGGCGACCCTGCCGGGCGACGCGACCGCATTCGAGGACGAGAGCGCGGAGCCAGGCGCGTGGGAGGCGCCCACGGACCTTCGTGCAGAGGCACAGCCGAACGCCATCCGGCTGAGCTGGAGCGCATCCGCCCGGCGGGACGGAAGGGAATACGCCTATCGAGTCCTGGCGACCTACGACGATGACGTAAAGCTGGCCTCGAACGAAGCGAAGGGCTTGCGCACCGCTCCGGCCGAAGGCGGATACCGGGTGTGCCGCGACGGCGACTCGATCGCGGAGACCACGACCCTGACCTTCGACGACGCCAGCTCGACACCGGGACGATTCGGCGAGGCGGAGCTCTCCGCCAGAGGAGACGCGGATGCGGTCCGCCTTCGCTGGAAGGCGCCGTCCTCGATCCCGGGCTTTCGGCATTCCTTCGTGGTCCGCGCCTTCACGGCCTTTGGGGAGGGACCGGACTCCGAGGCGGCGTCCGCTTCCCGTCCCGCCCCTGTCGCGGCAGGCTTCGAGATCACCCGGGACGGAGGGACGATTGCGACGCTGCCAGCCGCGGCTATCTCGTTCGACGACGCCGGAGCAGCAGCGGGCTCCGCCGGAGCGCCTCTTCTGACCTTGGACGGGCGGGAGGATGCGGTTGCGCTCGGCTGGACCCTCCCTGCCACCCACGGCGGCTCCACCCACGCCTACGCACTGCTGGCCTCGGGAGAGGGGCAGACGCTCCCTGTAGCGTCCGTCGAGGCGTCGCGAGCAGCGCCCTCGGTGACGGGATTCCGCGTCGAGCGCGACGGCCTTGAGCTGGCCGTGCTCCCGCCGGAAGCGAGGTTCGTGGTCGATTCCAACGCGGAAGCGGGATGGCTCGGCATGCCCTCGGACGTCACCGCCAGCGACGGTACGGCCGATCCAATCCGAGTCCAGTGGTCCCCGCCGCCGACGTCTTCGGGAACGGTCCACGACTACCGCGTCGTGGCGACAACGAACATCGGCAGGGACGCACGTTCCAACGTCCTCATCGGTGGCCGAAGCGCCCCGACCGTGACCGGCTACGAGCTCCAGCGTGACGGAGACCCCTGGATCCCCGTGGGGACCGAGACCTCCTTCGAGGACGACGACGGGCCTCGTGGGACGATCCAGGTCACCTCCACCCTCGTCTCGGATCGGGTGCTGGGCTTCGTCGAGGTGAGCCTCGATGGACAGCCGAACATCGTGCCGCCGTCTCCGAGTCAATTCCGGGTCCGCGCCCTGACGGCGACCTATGTCGGCCC
The Vulgatibacter incomptus DNA segment above includes these coding regions:
- a CDS encoding PhoH family protein; the protein is MQKNFVLDTNVLLHDPRSLLAFGDNHVVVPIYVIEEIDQFKRDLSELGRNARQIARKLDQFRVAGNLGEGVPLENGGTLRVLFSQRVPGHEIADGSVMDNRILSVALDLREREPERPTVFVTKDANLRIRADALGLTAEDFDAEKVEIEEVYSGVTEVQIPPPLLDAFYAQGEAALPDGEPDEPARPPNEFVVLRDEAQPSRSAVGRWAAEKRRVVPVLKVQKEGVWGIRPRNKEQSFAIDLLLNDDIKLVTLVGKAGTGKTLLAIAAGLSKTMEEGVYHKLLVSRPVFPLGRDIGYLPGSVEEKLNPWMQPIFDNVEFLMNLSRAEKKAGRGYHELIDLGILSIEPLTYIRGRSIPGQFIIVDEAQNLTPHEVKTIVTRSGEGTKIVLTGDPYQIDNPYVDSTNNGLIHVVNRFKGEKIAGHVTLSKGERSPLAELAANLL
- a CDS encoding diacylglycerol/lipid kinase family protein; its protein translation is MNPAAALSLADSKVAVLLNANAKRVSQRVHRALSHVVPEDDLFFSRCTSEARTIARTVVDRQYRTVFTGGGDGTFVSFVTEILDFLRGSALPTPRFGVLKLGTGNALAGMVGATAGQGILDDVLRARAGEVPCVKRIDLIQANGRATPFAGVGLDAAILNDYGAVKRRFGNGPLKKLASGAPGYAIAAATRTLPHNLVNRKMPEIEVVNGNGHAALLGPDGRPIREFGPGDVLFRGPAQVCAASTVPFYGFNFKMFPFAGMVPGRMQLRITNVNPMTIVTHLGSIWKGRFRHPNISDFHVEEFIVRSNEKLPLQIGGDAEGYSEEIRFGLAPKQVELVDYSMFN
- a CDS encoding BamA/OMP85 family outer membrane protein, encoding MRPPARFVAVALLLGAGCATTNAAGQAPEPTGPRITSVEIRGNQTVSSGLIEGRIGTRASNRFLFFGSNRYVDRGVIDADVGRIRDIYEKAGFWAATVSAEVIAEKDDEARVRFHVEEGRPTIVRSLLVDGMEQLPDAVRARTLDSAPLVAGARYTALEYDALKDQILMRLRGQSYATARVSGRAEVSPEEGSADLVIEVEPGPSYRFGELEVEGNLLVPSRKIEKAAKVVLQPGDPYDPETLSEAEQEVFALGAFSSSVAVGGVPDPETARIPARLVVSEADAMRIRAGAGVGIEQGFQQVRGLLDFTHLSIFGGLQRLNLRNDIAYRFLFAEHASGFAGRSIAELTQPDLIGPRTDLALRFGYERQLTQSYTSQSLVARIGTPIRVRRWLYITPSYSLERFFNVQVFDQEQLARTEARTLTPLVDCPDGCTFSYLEQRLVADRRNSPLEPTSGWYASLDLQEGGGPLGGSFDWIRIAPEARWYAPIFPNLIFATRLELGYLQPLSTPEGCTQSPDDSFSQSFRCSPIVIRFFGGGSNAFRGLGAGRLAPQEAVEVKNGNGKTTTIFIPLGGNSSVLATAELRWFFAENLTSAFFVDAANVAAGSLEAFDLSALQYAAGVGIRYRSPIGPARLDVGYRFLRRPLVVVNDVHRFETNFFDWFAVFLAIGEAF
- the dnaK gene encoding molecular chaperone DnaK, which gives rise to MGKTIGIDLGTTNSVVAVMEGREPTVITNEEGSRTTPSVVAYTKGGERLVGQVAKRQAITNPEHTVYSIKRFMGRRYDEVEQEVHLVPFHVEKGPHGDARVRIDDKLISPPEISAQILMKLKRAAETYLGETVTDAVITVPAYFNDAQRQATKDAGKIAGLDVKRIVNEPTAAALAYGLDKKKNEKVAVYDFGGGTFDISILEVGESVVEVLASKGDTHLGGDNIDQRIMDWLIAEFKKESGIDVSKDKMVLQRLKEGAERAKIELSSTLETEVNLPFLTADQTGPKHLLIKLSRARLEGMISDLVDRSMAPVRNCLEDAGLKPDEVDEVVLVGGSTRIPMVQQAVKRFFGKEPNRSVNPDEVVAVGAAVQAGVLGGEVRDLLLLDVTPLSLGVETLGGVMTKLIDRNTTIPAKRTETFSTAADDQSSVEIHVLQGERELAKDNRTLGRFHLDGLPPAPRGVPQIEVTFDIDANGILHVGAKDKATTKEQKITITQSSGLQKDEVDKMVSDARSHESEDKERRAKIEERNKADTLAYQAEKLVRENEAKLSAGARESVETAVKKVNEKKEAPIGELREALKELETATHKAAEELYRAAAPSEEAPEGGEKKREDEEEVVDAEFRESP